In Paracoccus aerodenitrificans, the following are encoded in one genomic region:
- a CDS encoding NUDIX domain-containing protein — MNNQEIMLAGPLATPEMLDALMLDGIAETVPGAMSGGAEAGIGGEWPRYLGGSGAIRAIRAKRTAAATRYLRIMGLSPVNVDGAEIWGFGQGGGADWADGNAALMAQVAREVLSRPEDVPEEQIASRLSRIAEIVSVRMRVADEPEPTAWLPKPDRDRVQEISRREAYGRYFSIEEISLRHRLHDGRWSPVLDREVFISADAALLLPYDPVRDRVLLISQFRMGPLARGQAQCWMLEPVAGRIDAGETAEASALREAAEEAGLQIGQVHALPGYYPTPGAHSEFFYPFVGIADLPDTIEGHGFGLDDEGEDISTHLMSRQELVRLALGGQLQCGPLILMTLWLDRNADRIRAELAGS, encoded by the coding sequence GTGAATAATCAGGAAATCATGCTTGCAGGGCCTCTGGCAACGCCCGAAATGCTGGACGCGCTGATGCTGGACGGCATTGCCGAAACGGTTCCGGGCGCGATGAGCGGCGGCGCAGAGGCGGGAATCGGGGGTGAATGGCCGCGATATCTCGGCGGAAGCGGTGCGATCCGGGCAATCCGGGCAAAGCGGACTGCCGCAGCGACACGATATCTTCGAATCATGGGGCTGTCTCCTGTGAATGTGGATGGGGCCGAGATCTGGGGCTTCGGTCAGGGCGGCGGTGCCGACTGGGCCGACGGGAATGCCGCGCTGATGGCGCAGGTGGCGCGGGAGGTTCTGTCCCGGCCCGAAGATGTGCCGGAGGAACAGATCGCATCCCGGCTCAGCCGTATTGCCGAAATCGTCTCGGTCAGAATGCGGGTTGCGGACGAGCCCGAACCGACCGCATGGCTACCCAAGCCGGATCGCGACCGGGTGCAGGAAATTTCGCGGCGAGAGGCCTATGGGCGCTATTTCTCGATCGAGGAAATCTCGTTGCGGCACCGGCTGCATGATGGCCGGTGGTCGCCGGTTCTGGATCGCGAGGTTTTCATCTCGGCGGATGCGGCGCTGCTTTTGCCTTATGATCCGGTGCGCGACCGGGTGCTGCTGATCAGCCAGTTCCGCATGGGACCGCTGGCACGCGGACAGGCGCAATGCTGGATGCTTGAGCCGGTGGCAGGGCGGATCGATGCCGGGGAAACAGCCGAGGCCTCGGCGCTGCGTGAGGCCGCAGAAGAGGCCGGGTTACAGATCGGCCAGGTTCACGCGCTGCCGGGCTATTATCCGACGCCCGGTGCGCATAGCGAATTCTTCTATCCTTTCGTCGGCATTGCCGATCTGCCTGACACGATTGAGGGACATGGTTTCGGGCTGGACGATGAGGGCGAGGATATCTCGACCCATCTCATGTCGCGGCAGGAACTGGTCCGGCTGGCGTTGGGGGGGCAATTGCAATGCGGTCCCCTGATCCTGATGACGCTCTGGCTGGACCGGAATGCCGACCGGATCAGGGCTGAACTGGCAGGATCGTGA